The sequence ACCCAGTTTATGCGCCTCCTCATCGATCGTATGAATGGGGTTATAATCCCCCGAGGCTCCTGCATATTTGATTAAGTCGATTCTCGAGACTGGACCTAACTCAACAAGGGGAAGGATTTCACCTATATTAAAGGATGATAGTTTAGTCATATTCCCAACCTCTCTTTAACCGCTTCAGTGATAATGACAATCGCTTCGGAAGTGAAAACCCTTTTCCCTCCTGAATCTTCACCGATGTCTTCTATTACAAGAAAACCAAGTGTTCCACCCGATCCTTTCCGTTCATAGTAATCTTTTATTTTCGTGTAACACTGAATACATTCCCCGACCTTCAGTGGTCTTTCATAGTGAAAAGATTGTTCACCATGAATTAACCCGACGTTCGGTAAATGAAAACCTTCAATCGTTCCATAGTCGAACACTCTGGGAAAAGTGGGGGGAGGGATATTCCCCCTGAACCTGGATCTCTTTCCTGCTTCTTTATCAACATAAATGGGATTGAGATCTCCAATGGCTTCGGCAAACTTACGGACCGCTCCTTTTTCCACACAATTTTCTACGGAAGTTGAGCGTTTACCAATATAAGATTCAAACATATCCTTCACCTCTTTCTCCCTTTAGGCTTTCGGCCCGCCAGCTACGTATAGGACTTGACCGTTAACGAATGACGAGCTTTCATCCGCAAAAAACGCCACTGCATTCGCTATATCTTCCGGCTGCCCGCTCCTTCCTACAGGAATTCCTTGAAGACTCGCTTCCACCAGTTGTTCAAAGGGGATTCCGATCCGCTTCGCCGTTTCTCTAGTCATTTCCGTTTCGATGAATCCGGGGGCGACTGCATTGGTCGTAAT is a genomic window of Rossellomorea sp. y25 containing:
- a CDS encoding MaoC family dehydratase N-terminal domain-containing protein encodes the protein MFESYIGKRSTSVENCVEKGAVRKFAEAIGDLNPIYVDKEAGKRSRFRGNIPPPTFPRVFDYGTIEGFHLPNVGLIHGEQSFHYERPLKVGECIQCYTKIKDYYERKGSGGTLGFLVIEDIGEDSGGKRVFTSEAIVIITEAVKERLGI